Part of the Solanum pennellii chromosome 10, SPENNV200 genome is shown below.
TCTCGTCAAGTTTTGATTTCTGGACAGTTTTATATCTTGCCCAAACCATTTTCTCCTTTTCTGAAAAGTAGCAGaaatcatttcttttttcttttctttctttttggaaGTTCGTACTCCAGCACTATTTTCTTTCATGCATTAAGCTTTTACATGAAAGAAaatcttgatttatttttttcatttcttgaaaTCAAATGAGACTCCTTGATTGATTGTACATCCCCTGGGAATGCGATGTCTTTGTAGTGGCACCAATTTCATCATTCAGACAATTAGTAGTTATACTGTATTCTTGTTGGATTTAGGTTGAAGCCTTGAAGCAAAATAAGAGCAGATCCCTGTATGCAAAAGCCACAGACACTGGTATTGATCCAAAAGAGGCTGCTAAGCGGCTCAAGATTGACTGGGATTCAGCAGCTGAGATTGAGGAGGCAGCTGATAGTGACGAACCAGACGTTCCTCCAATTCTGGTTAGTCGCCGATATAAATGCTTAGATATTTCTCTGGTTATTCCTCATGTTCTGATTGTTCATTAGGCTCGCTAAGTTCTATTTCCGATAATCAGGTTGCAATTTAATGGAGTACGTTAAATGCACCAACTTTTACATGTTATTGAGTGAATACCTGGCAAAACAACTAGTTCACTTTTCTTGAAAAGTTAAAAGTATCAGATCATGACTAATCCTGTTTGGCCAAGCTTCTGAGAAGCCAAAACCCAAAagtaaccttttttttttaaaaaaaaatgctcATTTTAGATAGTAAAGGTGTTTGGCCAAGTGAAAAAGGTAGTTTTTTCCCGTGAGCACTTTTGGAACCTTAGCATGCACAAATTGTTGCTACAATATGCACAAATTCTTTCTAAATTTATTAGTCGAGCACAAATTGCTATTTCGACAATACTTATCGAGAAGCACTTTTGACGAAAATCGTTTTTGAAAATAAGGTGTTTTGGAAGCTTGGCCAACAGTCTATAGATCAAGCTTAGCTGGTAGGCCAGAAAAAAGTTAGCTTCATGAAAGGTTACAATCCTGGTAGAATAAAGCATCGCCGCAAAGAGCTCAAATCTTTTCAGATgcattatatataatatagctCCATCAAGTAGTAATTACGGAAAATTCTCTTAACTGTAGGTTTTAGTTTTAGACTATGTGCTTGATTAGCGAAACCAGGTGCTTATTgagataaaacttaaatcataaAAGCTAATTGTAATATGGAACTTTGCTAGATATGTTGCTGTCATTACCGCTTCATTTGGAGCTGGTTCTGACGAGGGACATTTTCGTGCAGGGATATGGAGCTTTATACTTGGTCTCTGCATTACCAATCATCATTGGCATCTCTGTTGTGTTGATTCTGTTCTATAATTCTCTACAGTGATACACCTTTTGGCATTTTTGCAGGGTGGATAAATTGTCAGTGTACACGATTTGTCCTTCGAATCATAACAATAGTGGATACTTAAATTTTGTTATAGAAAATGTATGATTGTATCAGTTGTAATATAAGAGCTCATGATGTATTTTGAGTAAAGTCTCCCCTCTCCAGGCATCAAATTCATTATACATATACTTTGTGAATGTGTGTTTTAGCTAATATGTATGCAAGTGAATCAGTTAGATCTCTTGCATAGGCGACATTGTCGTTTTGTCTCATCTCAATAATTTAGTTAGTTGTATAATTCTATTATATTCAACCGTGTGATTGCACGTTCATTTTATTAAACTTGAGTTTAAAAGTCTGAACTAAGTTGTCTAAAATATAGCAACTCATGTAGTCACCAGACACTAATAACAGAATATTTAGagattttctttattctttttgagTTGATGAATGATGGATAGGGTACAATAAATATTGAACCTTTGTTTGCAGCCTCAATTAGCTAGGTTTGTGCATAAAGAAGGTACTATTAGAGTTTGGTTTCATACTAGAACTTGTTGTCCACTTAGTTGATGCTAATTAAGTCAAAGTATgacatataattatattaatgagATTTGTTTTCCACACACGTTGGGACAAGAAGACGTGACAATCATAACTAATTAAGATACAATACAAAGACATGTCTCCCACAATATCTATGCTTAGTTTTCTCCCCCTTAAATACCTAAATCTATAGTTGATGGACATCTCCATTCtcactcaactttcaaactCCAAACTTCAAATATGCCTTCATTCATAAATGTTCAAGATTCAAATGAATCTGAGTTCCCCATTTCATTGAAAGAATCAAAAAGATCTGACATTTTAACAATTCCTCTGCCTATGCCACCATCAAAGAAGTTCTTGAGCAACAGCCTTCCAAACTCAACAACTTCATCACCTAGATTTGCATCCAAGAAAAAGTCCAAAAACCAACCTTCTCCTCTCTCCAACAACCCTTTGGCTAGACAACACTCTGTGGCACTGGCAAACCTCGAACGGTTGAAAGAAGACCACTTAAGGAGGAGCAAGTCATGTGGTGAAGGAAGATCAAGCGCGCCACCCGATAAACATGTTGTTGGATTAATCACAAAGGTAATgaataatagtagtaatagtaGTGTTAAACATGTTGAGGAAAGCAAAGTAGATAAAGCAGAATCTATTGATCAAAAGTTCAAATGTGGTGCTATGTGTTTGTTTATTCCTGGTTTAGGAAAAGCAAAACAAGTGAGAGCCAGGAGGGTAGAAATAGAAACTGAAATAGTACACAGTGTATCAAGAAAAGTGTCATTGGAGAAATTTGAATGTGGATCATGGACATCATCAGCTATAATCAATggtgatgaaaatgaaaatgatgattcCAATCTCTTCTTTGATCTACCAATTGAGCTAATCCAATGTAGTGATGATAAGGACATGACTTGTTCACCAGTAACAACTGGATTTGTTTTTGACAAGGAACCAAAAGGGGTCCTAAAGAACATCACCACAGCAAAAACTAGTGAGTCCACAGCGCGCCATGTTCGCTTTTCTACCTCATCCCCTGACCCTGACCCTGACTCTGACTCTGGCTTGCCTACGTCCTGCATGACTCCTCGCACGCGCAAGGCAAGGGAAGATTTCAATGCACTCCTAGAAGCCCAATGTGCATGACCCAACGCGGATCCAAGTCCAACCACATGTTTTGGGTTTGACAACGTTTTAAGCTCGAACCCTACATATATATACTTCttatgtttcaatttgttttgtcgtactttcctttttagttcgtttttaaaaataacatctcTTTCTTTGGCAACTCTTAACTTTGCATATGACATGTTTAAACTTGCAATGTATATGACATGACCCTTACGGGTTTTTCAccagtaaaaatatatttcatgttttaaCAAACTCTTCtaatcatatattactaaaagcatgaacaagaaaagttaaaagttgaattacgattttaccccttctataaattaaattgttataaactatttaaatatttgattgtataaatttaattaaaatgttaatgacttttagacttcttaagattaatttctaattaaatatctaattaattaatatttatgatttataatctatatgtatataataattataatttttttaaaaaaatggtcTCTACCTAAATTGTCTCTACCTAAATTGCTATATTTTTCCTCTTTCTCATAATTTTTCCCTTAACCCCTCTcatgaattatatatttatatggataaagtattatccttaatgataaataacgaaatttaataatttaaaggttGCAAATCTGCAAAATGGAGACACACATTGATACTGTCCTCTTGACTATTATTAAAGAACGATTCTAtcttcacaaatttaaattcattaacGCTTATTACGTGATAAgaactttagttgttctttcTACATGGTTtgctaattttaattttctttttcatattcttcatttatttattattatttgttaattacttattcaacttttatactcttaatattcataactctcatcttttcatatttataacctctaaatatttaaactaaaactttaagatttcttttgatattccttctattctatctatataaattcaacttctttatctcatgaaactcctaccaagattattaggctacatttttattctatagttAAAGTAGATGAAGAAGCCTCTAgaattttgataggatatggAAGGAGTTGATAAGAATTGAGAgagttatgtactaattttgtacttattttttcatctatacGTACATTAgtcttataagaataatgtctacattatattttttcttagatctgtttctttttgtcttttttttttctccattagacttcttaatttagttttctatgaatgttttattgcgtaagtctttattcttattttgtaattattacattttattactcattacaatttacatatatattttcatgaaactttagtcattctaacatatctataaaaattcacatgaaacaCACGTGCGAAGCACGTCCTCAAAAACTAGTATAAAATAAAagcaaattaataaaatagagactaaacaaaagaaaacataGCATTATAAAAAGAATAGTTTGTGATATCCAATCCATTACCATGATATAAAGAGAATTAACTTAGACATGAATTTTAAGACTTCATTTTTCgatatcaaaatttattttttcaacaatcatatatttttataaaagagaACTTTATGCCAGCCTATATGGCGTTACCACAAATCAgaaattccttttaatttatttattttcaaaactatctTTCCCTTTTTATGAAAAGTCGTGATTTTAATAAAgtgttgtgactttaatgaagagttgtgatttctatgaaaagttatgacttttatgaagaattgtgaCTTTAATAAAAGTTGTtagttttatgaaaagttgtgacttcaatgaagagttgcgacttctattaaaagttgtgacttttatgaaaggttgtgaccttttcgaagggctgcaacttttccaaataattGTAACCTTatcgataaggcacaataattatttgttcacactatcctttgttatctataaatagagggatttcttctcattttaaaacaacgtAAAATTTGAACctccccttcttcttcttctttttcacaataatatatttgtgtactttgctcATGTTGAGTGGCTTACTGACACCATTGCTTATGTAACATATCCTGGTTTGTATTTTACAGTCAttgatttatgtttatgtttatgttattaagactaaataaatgataagatgtaataatgttcattttcctttacattaaGAAATTTTTGTTACTACGTAATCTTATATGTATAGTAATATAATGTTTTAGATTTAATGACTGGTaggttttaagtattattttataaattcaatGATACTAAATTCTAGCGGAAAGCGTGGGTAATTTTATACATTGACATAATTTATAGACATTTATATCTACTatttcatttgggaagttaaagtTCATTACATTTGGGGAATTCAACaacttgtattatttttttctttaaagtaCTTATTAGTGGCAACTTTGattgccgctaaaagctttACAAGTCACCACTAGAAGTACTTATTAGGCAACTATGATTGCCGCTAAAGCTCTAATAGTCACCACTAAAAGTACTTATTAGTGGCAAAtttaattgccgctaaagcTTTACTAGTCGCCACTAAAAGTTCTAATAAATGGCAActttaattgccgctaaaagctCTAAAAGTCGCCGCTAAAAAGTACTTATTAGTGGCGACTTTAATTGTCGCTAAAAGCTCTAAGCCACTAAAAGTACTTATTAGTTGCGACTATAATTGCCGCTAAAACCTCTATTAGTCGTCACTGAAGTGATTATTAAAAGCTCTATTAGTCGCGGCTAAAAGTATTGGCGACTATAATTGTCGCTAAAAGATTTATTAGTCGCTACTAAAAGTTCTTATTAGTGGCGACTTTAATTGCCGGTAAATGCTCTATTAGTCGCCACTAAAAGTACTTTTTAGTGGCGACTTCAATtgcttttagcggcaattataGTCACCACTAATAAGTACTTTTAGTGGCGACTAATAGAGCTTTTAATAATCACTTTAGTGGCGACTAATAGAGCTTTTAGCGGCAACTAAAGTCGCCACTAATAAGTACTTCTAGTGGCGACTAATAGTGCTTTTGGCGGCAACAATAATTACTTGTAGTGGCGACTTACAGAGCTTTTTGCGGCAATTAAAGTCGCTAATAATAACTTTTAGTGGGGACTCTTTTAGCGGCATCTGAAGTCGCCACTAATAATTACTTTTAGTGGCGACTAataaagcttttagcggctaATAATAACTTTTAGTGGCGACAAATAGAGCTTTTAGCGGCAACGGAAGTCGCCACTAATAAATACTTTGAGTGACGACAAATAAAGCTTTTAGCGGCAAATGAAGTCGCTCTTTTAGTGGCGACTAATAGAGCTTTTAGCGGCAACCAAAGTCGCCACTAATAATTACTTTTAGTGACGACAAATAAAGCTTTTAGAGAAGTCGCCACTAATTAAGTACTTTTAGAGGCGACTAACAGAGCTTTTAGCGGCAAATGAAGTCGTCACTAATAATAACTTTTAGTTGGCGACTAGTAGAGCTTTTAGCGGCAACCAAAGTCGCCAttctaataatttcttttagtgACAACTAGTAGAGCTTTTAGCGGCAACCAAAGTACCACTAATAACTACTTTTAGTAGCGACTAATAGGGCTTTTAGCGGCAACAAAAGTCGCCAGTAATAATTACTTTTAGTGGCAACTAATAGGGCTTTAATAATTACTTTTAGTGGCGACTAATAGAGCTTTTAGCGTCAACTAAAGTCGCCACTAATAATAACTTTTAGTGGCGCATTtctgacgtcggaatccggatcacccaaaaaaaatggtttgttatagcacgcgaaaattgttgaaatgaggggtatgctcgcttcggggctcgtttgaccttcaaaatgggtcggacggaccgtgagggacaaccggatgcatagacaaggtcttgacggacgtccacaaaaattttttggcatttttgacgtcagaatccggatcacccaaaaaatggtttgttatagcacacgaaaatcgttgaaataaggggtatgctcgcttcggggctcgtttgaccttcaaaatgggtcggacggaccgtgagggacaaccggatgcatagacaaggtcttgacggacgtccacaaaaattttttggcatttttgacgtcagaatccggatcacccaaaaaatggtttgttatagcacacgaaaatcgttgaaataaggggtatgctcgcttcggggctcgtttgaccttcaaaatgggtcggacggaccgtgagggacaaccggatgcatagacaaggtcttgacggacgtccacaaaaattttttggcatttttgacgtcagaatccggatcacccaaaaaatggtttgttatagcacacgaaaatcgttgaaataaggggtatgctcgcttcggggctcgtttgaccttcaaaatgggtcggacggaccgtgagggacaaccggatgcatagacaaggtcttgacggacgtccacaaaaattttttggcatttttgacgtcagaatccggatcacccaaaaaatggtttgttatagcacacgaaaatcgttgaaataaggggtatgctcgcttcggggctcgtttgaccttcaaaatgggtcggacggaccgtgagggacaaccggatgcatagacaaggtcttgacggacgtccacaaaaattttttggcatttttgacgtcagaatccggatcacccaaaaaatggtttgttatagcacacgaaaatcgttgaaataaggggtatgctcgcttcggggctcgtttgaccttcaaaatgggtcggacggaccgtgagggacaaccggatgcatagacaaggtcttgacggacgtccacaaaaattttttggcatttttgacgtcagaatccggatcacccaaaaaatggtttgttatagcacacgaaaatcgttgaaataaggggtatgctcgcttcggggctcgtttgaccttcaaaatgggtcggacggaccgtgagggacaaccggatgcatagacaaggtctt
Proteins encoded:
- the LOC107001918 gene encoding uncharacterized protein LOC107001918 — its product is MPSFINVQDSNESEFPISLKESKRSDILTIPLPMPPSKKFLSNSLPNSTTSSPRFASKKKSKNQPSPLSNNPLARQHSVALANLERLKEDHLRRSKSCGEGRSSAPPDKHVVGLITKVMNNSSNSSVKHVEESKVDKAESIDQKFKCGAMCLFIPGLGKAKQVRARRVEIETEIVHSVSRKVSLEKFECGSWTSSAIINGDENENDDSNLFFDLPIELIQCSDDKDMTCSPVTTGFVFDKEPKGVLKNITTAKTSESTARHVRFSTSSPDPDPDSDSGLPTSCMTPRTRKAREDFNALLEAQCA